One window of Dermacentor andersoni chromosome 7, qqDerAnde1_hic_scaffold, whole genome shotgun sequence genomic DNA carries:
- the inaF-D gene encoding uncharacterized protein inaF-D encodes MKMANECGASTQPAAAPAGQAATTLAGGGNSSTKNNNNNKDGGGVAGVDTMPGGMPFDTAKAKIYETKRHKKIVRLMTVMAYVLSVSLAAIVLSMYYVFLWDPNMRSELPQSSSDRETGRMTAFAPSSSATNETDCSQLSSAPQKAARVPTATTTASKINDEPTVVDATVGYDVAAGDASPSEISFGELPLSENATDTTSSWVEEADGTATSFAPTSSADAVDAEEKSTASVAR; translated from the coding sequence ATGAAGATGGCCAACGAGTGCGGCGCATCGACGCAGCCGGCGGCAGCGCCGGCCGGTCAGGCGGCTACAACCCTGGCCGGAGGTGGGAATAGCTCGACcaagaacaataacaacaacaaggACGGTGGCGGTGTGGCAGGAGTGGACACCATGCCGGGGGGGATGCCGTTCGACACCGCCAAGGCCAAGATATACGAGACCAAGCGGCACAAGAAGATCGTGCGCCTCATGACGGTCATGGCGTACGTTCTCTCTGTCTCGCTCGCGGCGATCGTGCTGTCGATGTACTACGTGTTTCTATGGGATCCCAACAtgcgttcggagctcccgcagtcgtCGTCGGACCGCGAAACGGGCCGCATGACGGCGTTTGCGCCATCATCGTCTGCTACGAACGAGACGGACTGTTCGCAGCTATCGTCTGCTCCGCAGAAGGCGGCGAGAGTTCCTACGGCCACCACTACGGCGTCGAAGATCAACGACGAGCCTACCGTTGTCGACGCGACAGTAGGGTATGACGTCGCTGCTGGGGATGCGTCCCCTTCGGAGATTTCGTTCGGCGAGCTTCCGCTCTCAGAGAACGCGACGGACACCACGTCGTCGTGGGTCGAAGAAGCCGACGGTACTGCCACGTCGTTTGCGCCGACTTCTTCCGCGGACGCCGTGGATGCGGAAGAAAAGTCCACTGCTTCCGTCGCGAGATGA